TCTGTCAGCCAGAACTCACTGCAGGATTTAAGAAAGTTAAAGGCGTTTGTTGGAGTATCCTTTACAAACACCCGAAGTCCTTCTAGTCTTTAATAAAATTCGGATATCGGAAACGGCATATTTTATCGAAAACAATTACGCAAAAGTGCCAACCTTCTAGATCACTCGTGTGTCAATCCACGTGCACGGGTGAACTGTGAGTGCAGTATTTTTTGTCTACGTTCTCGTGTCATTCTTCCGAGATTGCGCCAATGAGTTTTATGCTCGTTGCTTCACGGCACATTTCAGTAGTCCATAGGCCTATGTTCATTTCATGTGTCTATGATTAAATTaggcatgtaggcctacaggcctTATTAAGCCAGATTCCAAATTTTATACAATTGCAATTTTATACACTTGTCTAAAACTTGTCTCCTTCGTACCTTGAGATAGGCCTATAGACTAAAGCAATGGACATATATTCTCAGGCACCTCAGGAATACATCGCCGCGCACGTGTTTCCCAAcaaaaagggaggtaactcaatACGAATATTGTAGACTGCATACGGTTTCATGCACTGACGAACCTGTTCGGAGAACAGTGGGTGGATCTTATTTCAAACGCTTTTTACAGCGTGTTTTATAGGCAAATTACAACCCCACTGCATTTCAGGTAAGGTACTGTTTGGTAAGTGATTTACAAGATGCGTGCAATGTTTCATCCAGCAAAAGTTTCATCCGGCAAAAGTAGTGTCATCAGCACTTTGTATGTTGTCACAAGACACATGAACAATCCTTCCGGCTGTAAAATGTAGGACAACTTCAGCCTGTGAACGGGAGATAACTCCCTTACGTCTTACTGCTCTTGAGAAATTATAAGGGTTACAAATATAAAATCGTGGTCGAgagccgaaaaaaaaaaaaaaaatgtatatatataaattataccggtatatataaatgttacagTGCTCAATGTATATAACAAAGGCTGCTTAAAGATATAACCATGCATTCTGGTCTGCCAGAGTTGAGTCTTGTTCTTTGTCAATAAGACCGCATTTTCAAATCCAGGCATTGCCTTGCTTTGGCTTTTgcatcagaaagtttgtcactttAATTATCTCCAAATTCTTTATAGACACTAAACGTTGGATCTTTGGTTTATATAGTCATAGTGCTTTTGGTTCTGCAATTTGGCATCTATAACACTATAGCAGTGTCTATAAGTTTGTAAGAGCAAGGGCGCAGTCGTCGACAACTCTAGATTCACACAGTTATTATTTcttaacaaaaattaatatatcAATCTTATAGATTGAGATAAAGGAGTCAAGTAACATCGTAGATATAGATGTATTGTTTACAGTTCAATAccccaaaaatatttaacagaaaccaCCGgacaagaaagtatataaattgcGAAATTTAGAAAGAGAAGAGAAGTCTTCAGTGATTTCAAGGCTGTGGAACAGCAGAAAATCTGCCTAGGCCTTTGTCTTGCACATACAGCATGTAATTGTATAGCGAGATGGCAGGATATAGAGTGAGCCTGAGAGAACCCATGGATTGGTCACATATATTCGGCTTATGTTCCCTTTTCAGGTGATAAGTTTAAAAGTGTAAGTATACACCATCTGATACCTGAACAACATGTCTGACACAAAAGATGACGTGTATGAGCTAATAACAGAAGAGCAAATAAGAGATGCTGAGGAACATCGCAGTCCGGAAGTAAGACGAACGCCATTGCTCTCCAACGTCCAGACACTGTTCCCAGAAGTAGAGGACAAACATGTTAACTTAAGCCTGAAGCTTGAGTCTATGCAAACCACAGGTAAACACTACATCACTTTCTAAATAGTGTAAATACCATTTATttataaagaaaacatgaatcttttttttttcaaaataatgaatgaatgaatgaacgaacaaatgcttagggtttaacgttgtactgaACATATGaagacaaggagtcattagatgtgtgtacatatgcggACTCTTATTGTGGCAGGGTAAGTCCATGATGCCAAATTGCTGCAGCCAAtgaagtgtcatgccaaagacaccaaacatgacacctcacccagtcacatcatactgacaccagtcaAACCAGTTCTGTTTTGTTGGTCTAAACTCTCAGTGTTAAGCGTCAAGccaggcagtaacaagtacaaTTTTGTCCTTGGTATGACCCAGCGTGGGTTTGTTCCCGGGTCTCTCAACTGCAAGGATCTCGCCAGTCGCAATGTGATGCTTGCAGGCTGTAAAAACTATACTCCTGTTCGCAACAATATGACGCCAGTCAACTGCAACATGACCATCACCCGCAGGACCCAACATGTATGCACGCCCGCCCGCCTGTCGCAATATGATGCTTGCCGGCTGTAAAAACTATACTCCTGTTAGCAACAATATGACGCCAGTCAACTGCAACATGACCATCACCCGCAGGACGCAACATGTATGCTCACGGGCACTGATGACAGCTGTCTGAAACAAGTACACCATCTCCGGCTGCAAGATGACCCCTACTAGCCATGTTGCAGTGGAAGTCATACTTGTTGCCTATGCAGTGGTGGAGTGTTGCAGCTTCTATGCAGTGGACAGGTGTACTTATTGTGGCTGGAAGCAATCATAAGGAAAACCTCACTATCCAGTGGTAAACAAGGAAGCTTACTCATGATGGGCTCTGGGGGAAGGTTGGATCTGAATGGCTGGGCAGGGTTTTCCTTCCTTATTTCTTTTACTGTAAGATGGTCGTTCTAAATGACGTGCCCTCCAGCACCATACAAGTGCATCTCTAAAGAGCCTTTAtgtttattgtatatgtatgctgcCACTGTCCTACACTACATAAAATAGTTAGGAGAATTACTTCTTGTGTAGTGCAGAACAAACTTCCTTATTATGTAGTGCATCACAtctgaaaatgttttgtgtttctttcaatGTTGGTTCTGGTAATGAAAAATGAAGCTCAATGAGTTTATGAATTTCCATATAGAATTATCACGTGTTCAATAAAAGAAAGGTGCAATAATATGATTATTAGATTTTCAGACAATGATTTGATAGTACATGGCTGAATACTGGTAATAAACTAGTAGCGAAACGGAAGATGTGACTAATCAAAGTTCCGAGCTCAGTCACAACTCATTCTCtggctttatttattggcagGTTCCTTCAAATTTAGGGGAATCATGAACCAAATTCGTTTTATTCCACCTGAAGTAAAGTCAGGAGAAAAGAAGCTAATTACAATGTCGGCAGGAAACTACGGCAAAGCATTTGGACACGTGACCAAGGAATTGGGTCTCAAGGGTTTGTGTTTGATCCCCAAATTCGCACCTGCCAACAGAGTGGATGTAATAAAGGTATAGTTAATTCTTTCTTTGATGCAGTTGCTGTAGTAAAGCTGAGTAGTAACCAATTCAGAAATAGTACATAGGCCCATGTGTAAACAAATGGTCAAGAGGAATGTATATCAATTCAGGTTTTTCAAACAACATAGCTTTAAACTTTCTTAGCATTTTAACTTGTCCTCTCTTAATTTGGTCTAACGAAGGAAAACACTATTTGCATTTGTGATAGTTTTTGCCAATGTGTGTTGGAAGGGCTATGGCGTGGAAATCATACCCACCCCTAATGAGGAACTTCAGCCGACGGTGGACAGGTATGTCCAAGAGATGGGATATGTGTATACTCACCCTTTTGATGATTTACACCTCATCGCTGGATACAGCAGGTAAGATGATCTGCCAGAAGGTCCATGATACAGGATCAGAGGCCCATCTAATCTGCTCACTGTAACGTTGTCGAAACTGGCTTTATTAAGTACAATTAACTTATATGTCCATGCATCATTGCAGGctgtttctgtatttctgtaacATGATCCATTTATTGATTTCAACAGTTCTAATTAACATTTGTGTGTATAAATAACTATTGTTTGTATAGTGGTAATGTACCTGTACCTTAATGATTTGCATTGAAAACaatgcatttaaatgtattcaaaGTGTTTCTCTTAATTTTGTCTCAGGAAATATGGTCTTATTGCTTTTCTTACATCTTAAATATACATGCTTGTCTGCATATAGACTTGGACAGATGATTGATGTAACATTGATTTAAGGATGTGATTAGAAACTGCAAAGATGAACTTTCAAACCCACGCTTCAGGCTATGCTGTCTTTCATATAAATGTCACATTAGTCCTCTGATTCAAACAGGTCTCTACAGTTGATGACTCTAACACATAGTTATAATCAGTTTACTAACCACCACTCTATTAACGGATTGGCTGTCCTGTATAAACAGCTTTGTCAAATTCGATAGCTTGGGGTTTGTATAATGTACCGCCCTTGTCGCACGCCATTGCCCTGGATCATTATGTGTTTTCTGTTCAGCCTCGGATCTGAGATATTGGAATCCAGGCCTCTGccagatgttgttgttgtctgttgTGGTGGAGGGGGTGTTCTTGCTGGGGTGGCCACCGCAATCAAACTGAGACGACCCGAATGTAAGGTATATGGCGTCGAACCCGAGAGAGGTAATGTGTTCTCTAAAGCGCACTTCAGAtcaacaaattaacaaaaaatgttaGGAAGCTAAAACAGATTTCGTAAAATATTTGATGACCACTGGAGATGTTGTAAATTTGTCATATGTGCAAAAAAGATGTATACAAAGTGAATGAAGCTGAAACTTGGCATGTCCATAGGGATAATGCGAACATGTAGATACAGAACTTTTTTGAGCGAAATTATGGAATAAACACATCATGAATCAGTGATTGAGGGTGACCACTGCTGGATCAGTGATTGAGGGTGACCACTGCTGGATCAGTGATTGAGGGTGACGAACATTGCTGGATCAGTGATTGAGGGTGACCACTTCTGGATCAGTGATTGAGGGTGACAACTGCTGGATCAGTGATTGAGGGTGACCACTGCTGGATCAGTGATTGAGGGTGACCACTGCTGGATCAGTGATTGAGGGTGACCACTGCTGGATCAGTGATTGAGGGTGACGAACATTGCTGGATCAGTTATTGAGGGTGACCACTGCTGGGTCAGTGATCGGGGTGACGAACATTGGATGATTGATTCAGCGCGATGAGTGCTGTATCAGTGATTCATGATTATGCCTGCTGGATCAGTGATTCAGGTTGACTACTTCTGGATCAGTGATACAGGTTGACGTCTGCCAGATCAGTGTTTCAGGGTGACCAGTGATGGATTAATAATTCAGGCTAACAACTGCTGGATCAGAGATTGAGGTTCACGTTTGCCTGATTAGTGATTCATCTTGCTAGAAGGCCTTATCATGAATAATTGTTTCAGGGTGACTACATTTGTGATATCGGCCCTTTGTTACACCTTTAAATGTCAAGGGTTATGTCACAAtcaattacttatttatttgtttgattagtgtcttaggttgctggcagaccttgccgCTTACGGCTGGAGATGTCACAATCATAAGTATTAATATAATTTTGCTTCAGCGCCAACAATGTTTGAAAGTTTTAAGGCGGGCCATGCGGTAACTATGCCATCCGTGAAATCCATTGCTTCCGGATTGTCTCCACCTTTTGCAGGTATAAATCATACAtgtgatacaaaaaaaaaaaattgttgcacACGTTTCATATGctatattttaaatatgataTGTTATTTTGTACGATACACACAGATTTATGAATGTTTGAAAGAGGTCGTACTTTATACTTAATAGAAATGTCTATATAATATACTGAactttgattttgatttctAAAATAGAATGCTGTCTTTCAAAGCTGTAAATTTCTATTAGCTAGGGCGTAAATTGAAAATGCAGACTGTTATTGAATGTTATATTAGTACAGGACCCTTGCTGGCCACAACAGTTCTTCCAGCGTGGGATCCATATTGCACAAAAGGTATAATGTTATCTATAGATGTATTAATTTGAGTAAACGTGCTTGGCTGATGACAGTTCTTATATCATTTCAGGAAAAATTACTTACAACCACTGTCGGAAGTATGTAGATGACATCTTGCTGGTTTCTGATGATGAAATCAGAGCGGCAGTTAAAAGACTCTACCATGCTGGGTTGGTGGTTGAGGCATCGGGTAGTGCTGCAATGGCTGCCATGTTGTTTGATAAAATCCCAGATGTCAACGGCAAAAACGTTGTTATAGTTATTACTGGTGGTAACGTTACGCCAGATGAATTGGTGAAACTGTGTGAGTGACATTTGCCTTATGTTGTCTATTGACCCCTAATTACTACTAATGGCAGGACAACTTATGTGATAATCCATATAActattatttatgtacacattacaGTAATAGTATGACACACCCAAATAACAGAACttgtttgaatatatatatatatatatatatatatatatatatatatatatatatatatatatatttatgtaaatatatatatatatataaatgtataagtgaaatactcttgagtaggATGTAAAACGCTgattaaatagataaatatgtatatggaacatgtatatattaagacAGTCATTGAGAGAATTGCTTTATATTGCAGAAATTTAAAAGCTTATTTAGCCTTTCCTTAAAGtcctgaaaaataaaagaaattgacGAGTAAGGTTTTGTAATATCAGGACatacattatttcatttgtctGATTTGTATAATATCTCATACATGCCAAAAGAGTGAATTACAGTGTGGTCTCAAAAAATTAGTGTGTTAAAGACACTACAAAGCTGCCAGGGCCAGTCAGTTCTCATTCATCTGTTActtgtaacagaaagtctgttgtctgagtgattcttgaatgcattctgttattactGCAGATTGTTATGTTAAAtgtagcacacatattctattaagtCAACATGTTGATTCTGTTAGACTAGAAGGATACTGTTTTGAGTAtggcagaatattgtgttataataacagaatacatttagcatcactcagacaacagactttctattacaATTTACAGATGAATGAGGACTGATTGATCCCGGTGGCATTATAGTGTTTTATAATGTATAGCGTGTCTTGTGTGATCTGTGTACAGTAAGTATACGTTTAACGGTGCTTTATATGTACCCCAGGCACTCATGGTTTCCACctcccacaaaactgactgtcatgaTGTGTGTATGtctaaaattcttgagtatggagtggAACAACAAATATATAAGATAAATCGGATGTCTATATTGTAGATAAACAGTGAGAGTGACGACagaaaaagatacatgtatttagatataGTACATCGAGCaaatcttattttattttttcaaacttgtctCTTAAATTCATGTGTGGACTGCATGGAATCAATCGCACACGTATATACTGTACAACCACTTGTAGTTAGATGGCTTGAATAAATATGTAGAAACTATATAGTCAACTTTTCCACCATAAATCGTCCAATCAGTCATTTATTCTGAAAACGTTGAATATGGATGATATGGAGTGCAGTTATATATGGATGTCTTCTGCagaa
Above is a window of Liolophura sinensis isolate JHLJ2023 chromosome 7, CUHK_Ljap_v2, whole genome shotgun sequence DNA encoding:
- the LOC135471802 gene encoding L-threonine ammonia-lyase-like, with product MSDTKDDVYELITEEQIRDAEEHRSPEVRRTPLLSNVQTLFPEVEDKHVNLSLKLESMQTTGSFKFRGIMNQIRFIPPEVKSGEKKLITMSAGNYGKAFGHVTKELGLKGLCLIPKFAPANRVDVIKGYGVEIIPTPNEELQPTVDRYVQEMGYVYTHPFDDLHLIAGYSSLGSEILESRPLPDVVVVCCGGGGVLAGVATAIKLRRPECKVYGVEPERAPTMFESFKAGHAVTMPSVKSIASGLSPPFAGKITYNHCRKYVDDILLVSDDEIRAAVKRLYHAGLVVEASGSAAMAAMLFDKIPDVNGKNVVIVITGGNVTPDELVKLCE